The following are from one region of the Fibrobacter sp. genome:
- a CDS encoding AAA family ATPase, whose protein sequence is MADFKKKSLIFADSDNGGIIHIANIKGGVGKSTVATNLAAALSRQGPTLIIDLDVQGSATVALGQEIDPAGGNSWDLFRNRFSLPNESNSLLKNISSRIQKIAPGIPALKSPGKTLSSFIAKVHPGLDLIAAGPDLFKSPSHFQLENLTYNLKVLRDSYKYIVLDTPSVWNPLTKHLYLHSDLNLIPVTLNALSTRSLRDYLSSVMALARHNPALRVRIIKNEVFGRQSLKIKGKTRTISENRKFLDYLCEQVSFQSSAGVSLLPQNLIFDLEIPESAIVRDAQDEGVPLNQFHQYSTITKSFEELVKRVQYVLNTPLSRKNRFESGKSALIPGALAAAVLIAIFSLNQPISELNAPRPLAPQQFAAPEGGVFNHSFKDGESIYKLAKYAICRFRAMVPSFADVNQYIMETVAIHNLTRQENEPRIDNIHAIDRDVTITFYPPEKIKNPQEKQLVPVYKYFMDLIEDKYVYVTGDWCERGTGGGQPHYGMDIAGKSGSVVYSPIDGEAVVKTNATAGRTIGVVADGTVIFFSHLDKRFLKTGDKVRKGQALGTIGMTGRTSGPHVHIGYGIRSQTNNDVSFGKYNYRLTDPKLFFYRQMYLNRMSGRDS, encoded by the coding sequence ATGGCTGATTTTAAAAAAAAGTCTTTGATATTTGCGGACTCTGATAACGGCGGAATAATTCATATCGCAAATATCAAAGGCGGTGTTGGAAAGTCTACAGTTGCCACAAATCTGGCTGCTGCCTTATCCCGGCAGGGCCCCACACTGATAATAGATCTTGATGTACAGGGAAGCGCAACTGTAGCTCTGGGCCAGGAGATAGATCCGGCAGGAGGAAATTCCTGGGATCTTTTTCGAAACAGGTTCAGCCTGCCAAATGAAAGTAATTCACTGCTGAAAAACATCAGTTCCAGGATTCAGAAGATCGCACCCGGAATCCCTGCTCTGAAATCACCTGGAAAGACTCTCAGTTCCTTCATTGCCAAAGTACATCCAGGACTTGACCTGATAGCCGCCGGACCTGATCTTTTCAAATCTCCTTCACACTTTCAATTAGAGAATCTCACTTATAATCTCAAAGTACTGCGTGATAGTTATAAGTACATAGTACTCGATACTCCATCGGTCTGGAATCCCCTTACAAAACATCTTTATCTTCACAGTGACCTGAACCTGATTCCAGTAACTCTCAATGCGCTTTCAACCAGAAGTCTCAGGGATTATCTCTCCAGTGTTATGGCTTTGGCAAGACATAATCCTGCCCTTCGGGTGAGAATAATTAAAAACGAGGTGTTCGGGAGACAGAGTTTAAAAATAAAAGGCAAGACACGCACTATCAGTGAAAATCGTAAATTTCTGGATTATCTCTGTGAACAGGTTTCTTTTCAGAGCAGTGCCGGAGTTTCACTGCTGCCCCAGAATCTGATTTTCGATCTTGAGATACCGGAATCGGCAATAGTCAGGGATGCCCAGGATGAGGGAGTCCCACTTAACCAGTTTCATCAGTATAGCACCATCACAAAGTCTTTTGAAGAACTGGTGAAGAGGGTACAATATGTGTTAAACACTCCTCTTAGCAGGAAAAACCGTTTTGAATCCGGTAAATCAGCACTGATTCCCGGAGCACTTGCAGCGGCTGTACTTATAGCAATTTTCAGCCTTAATCAGCCAATCTCTGAATTGAATGCTCCACGTCCTCTTGCGCCTCAGCAATTTGCAGCTCCTGAAGGCGGAGTTTTCAACCATTCATTCAAGGATGGGGAATCGATTTACAAGCTTGCAAAGTACGCAATCTGTCGTTTCAGGGCCATGGTACCAAGTTTTGCTGATGTGAATCAGTACATAATGGAGACTGTTGCAATTCACAATCTCACACGCCAGGAAAATGAACCAAGGATTGACAATATCCACGCCATTGACAGAGATGTCACAATTACTTTCTATCCTCCTGAAAAGATAAAGAACCCACAGGAAAAGCAGCTTGTTCCGGTTTACAAGTATTTCATGGATCTGATCGAAGACAAATACGTGTATGTAACCGGAGACTGGTGTGAAAGGGGAACCGGCGGGGGACAACCCCATTACGGAATGGACATTGCAGGAAAGAGCGGATCTGTGGTCTACAGTCCCATTGACGGGGAAGCGGTGGTCAAAACCAATGCTACTGCGGGAAGAACCATCGGTGTGGTTGCTGACGGAACAGTGATATTTTTCTCACATCTCGATAAGAGGTTCCTCAAGACGGGCGATAAAGTCAGAAAAGGACAGGCACTGGGTACTATCGGTATGACAGGAAGGACAAGTGGTCCCCATGTGCATATCGGCTATGGAATCCGTTCACAGACAAACAACGATGTGTCTTTTGGGAAATACAACTACCGGCTTACCGACCCCAAACTGTTTTTTTATCGTCAGATGTACCTGAACCGGATGTCCGGCAGGGACAGTTAA